In the genome of Mucilaginibacter defluvii, one region contains:
- a CDS encoding c-type cytochrome produces MLISKKTFITIGLLAVVAGTSMMSFKSEAPTEEKKFKNLKVLPKNITEDQMHDVMEEWEHALGVRCSFCHVRDTATKKMDWANDAKPEKEMARNMYKMTAMLNKKYFHAKKNELGMMAEEGVNCNSCHRGNAHPEVVPASKKKD; encoded by the coding sequence ATGTTGATCAGTAAAAAAACATTTATCACAATTGGTTTACTGGCTGTTGTGGCTGGTACATCCATGATGTCGTTTAAAAGCGAAGCCCCCACCGAAGAAAAGAAGTTTAAGAATCTCAAGGTTTTACCCAAAAACATCACTGAGGATCAGATGCATGATGTGATGGAAGAATGGGAGCATGCCCTTGGCGTGCGCTGCAGCTTTTGCCACGTGCGCGATACAGCCACCAAAAAAATGGACTGGGCGAACGATGCCAAGCCCGAAAAGGAGATGGCGCGCAACATGTATAAAATGACCGCCATGCTCAATAAAAAATACTTCCATGCTAAAAAGAATGAGCTGGGCATGATGGCCGAAGAGGGCGTTAACTGCAACAGCTGCCATCGTGGCAATGCCCACCCGGAAGTGGTGCCAGCGAGTAAAAAGAAAGATTGA
- a CDS encoding phosphoribosylpyrophosphate synthetase, which translates to MENYETLVDATNDLLKRGYTANLSLDEDSVNDKERGIEMLPEEFEIDEFYRFEGPSNPSDMSIVYAISSEKYNLKGVLVNAYGVYADNATAALLAKLHHNQVSDHLHGEDRPKA; encoded by the coding sequence ATGGAAAACTACGAAACTTTAGTGGATGCCACTAACGACCTTCTGAAAAGAGGATATACAGCTAATTTGAGTTTGGATGAAGACTCAGTGAATGACAAAGAGCGCGGTATTGAAATGCTGCCCGAGGAATTTGAAATTGATGAGTTCTATCGTTTTGAAGGGCCAAGCAACCCTTCGGATATGTCTATAGTTTACGCTATCAGTTCAGAAAAGTATAATTTAAAAGGTGTGTTGGTAAATGCTTACGGTGTGTACGCCGACAATGCCACTGCTGCCCTTTTAGCAAAGCTGCACCATAACCAGGTAAGCGATCACTTACATGGTGAGGACAGGCCTAAAGCCTAA
- a CDS encoding IS1595 family transposase: MFLPKPFNSILELIKQFPDDKCCVSHLEKIMWRGNVVSPFDKNSSVYKCANGKYKCRNTNKYFTVLTGSIFEATKIPLQKWFMAIYFITAHKKGISSHQLARDIEVTQKTAWFMLHRIRFALQHKSFQKQMEGIVEADETYVGGKEGNKHKSKRTGDTHGRSTKVKAPVFGLVQRGGDVFAKVVADTKSSTLQPIIGERVKKGARLMTDEWQAYNGLHSRYNHQIVNHGAKQYAEGDVYTNTLEGFWSWIKRAIMGIYHKTSKKHLQRYVDEVVFRYNTRKQTSYNRFNMFLEQMQGFKITYSQLIG, translated from the coding sequence ATGTTTTTGCCGAAACCGTTTAACAGTATACTTGAACTCATAAAACAATTTCCGGACGATAAATGCTGCGTGAGTCATCTGGAAAAAATAATGTGGAGAGGCAATGTTGTATCTCCATTTGATAAAAATTCAAGTGTTTATAAATGTGCAAACGGGAAGTATAAATGCCGTAATACTAACAAGTATTTTACTGTTTTGACAGGGAGTATATTTGAGGCAACTAAGATACCATTGCAAAAATGGTTCATGGCTATATATTTCATTACAGCTCATAAGAAAGGAATAAGCAGCCATCAGTTAGCCAGAGATATAGAAGTTACTCAGAAGACAGCTTGGTTTATGCTTCATAGAATAAGATTTGCTCTTCAGCACAAATCATTTCAAAAGCAAATGGAAGGAATAGTAGAGGCAGATGAAACGTATGTTGGCGGTAAGGAAGGCAACAAGCACAAATCAAAAAGGACCGGTGATACCCATGGCCGAAGCACTAAGGTAAAAGCCCCGGTATTTGGCCTTGTACAGCGCGGCGGTGATGTTTTTGCTAAAGTTGTTGCAGATACAAAATCAAGCACCTTGCAACCGATCATTGGTGAGCGCGTAAAGAAGGGCGCCAGGTTAATGACTGATGAGTGGCAGGCATACAATGGGCTGCATAGCCGGTATAATCATCAGATTGTGAACCATGGAGCTAAACAGTATGCTGAAGGAGATGTATATACCAATACCCTTGAGGGTTTCTGGTCATGGATAAAAAGAGCAATAATGGGTATCTATCACAAAACCAGTAAAAAGCATCTTCAAAGATATGTTGATGAGGTGGTGTTCAGGTATAACACTCGAAAGCAGACCAGTTATAATAGGTTCAATATGTTTTTAGAACAGATGCAGGGCTTTAAAATAACATACTCACAGTTAATAGGATAA
- a CDS encoding pirin family protein: MSNISLIIEERPRDIGNFLVGRLLPFSSKRMVGPFIFIDHMGPAKLSEYQNIDIAPHPHIGLSTLTYLFEGAIMHKDGLGSGMEIKPGQVNWMTAGKGIAHSERTPEYLRMSEKQLHGLQIWVALPKHLEQMEPEFYHAEAEALPEWEQDDVRYKLIAGEFAGKKSPVPVYSPLYFMELKSNCRQSVKIGHELYGECGLYILEGNIESEGATYQPKELLVAKNSRLCEFTMDAGTTIYFFGGEPFAEERFIYWNFVATSRELIEQAKQKWRNQEFAPVPGETDFIPLPPEPREIKFK; the protein is encoded by the coding sequence ATGTCAAACATCAGCCTGATAATTGAAGAACGCCCGCGCGATATTGGTAACTTTTTAGTTGGGCGTTTGCTGCCGTTTAGCAGCAAGCGGATGGTGGGGCCGTTTATCTTCATAGATCACATGGGGCCGGCCAAACTCAGCGAATACCAAAATATCGACATCGCCCCGCATCCGCATATCGGCCTGTCAACACTTACTTATCTGTTCGAGGGCGCTATTATGCATAAGGATGGCCTGGGCAGCGGAATGGAGATAAAACCCGGCCAGGTAAACTGGATGACCGCCGGCAAAGGCATTGCCCATTCAGAGCGTACGCCTGAATACCTGCGCATGTCCGAAAAGCAATTGCATGGCTTACAAATTTGGGTAGCATTGCCCAAACATCTCGAACAAATGGAGCCTGAGTTTTACCATGCCGAAGCTGAAGCCCTGCCCGAATGGGAGCAGGATGATGTACGCTATAAACTAATTGCGGGCGAATTTGCAGGCAAAAAATCGCCGGTACCGGTTTATAGTCCGCTTTACTTTATGGAGTTGAAAAGCAATTGCAGGCAAAGCGTAAAAATAGGCCATGAGCTTTACGGCGAATGTGGCCTTTACATATTAGAGGGCAATATTGAAAGCGAAGGCGCCACTTATCAGCCTAAAGAATTATTGGTAGCTAAAAACAGCCGATTATGTGAATTTACGATGGATGCAGGCACCACTATTTACTTTTTTGGCGGTGAGCCTTTTGCTGAAGAGCGTTTTATTTACTGGAATTTTGTAGCAACCAGTCGGGAACTAATTGAGCAGGCTAAGCAAAAATGGCGCAACCAGGAATTTGCCCCCGTACCCGGCGAAACCGATTTTATACCCTTGCCACCCGAGCCCAGGGAAATTAAATTTAAGTGA
- a CDS encoding SH3 domain-containing protein: MTSKFGFTKMTVQEFETWIDSLKVARTVLTIQQHHTYSPPYSLFKGNNHFELQKGMQDYHINHNGWAAIGQHFTTFPDGTILTGRSLERSPACITGQNANAICIENLGNFDTGKDNMTVEQRDTIVRITAKLCTRFSLPVNTNAIVYHHWFDLTSGVRNNGAKNNKSCPGTAFFGGNKVSDCENNFLPLVSVLTQPTPQITGQVIKYAMVTVSSLNIRTKPDAASLKVTDRAAATLGAVLRVYEDKNGWYRISGSQQHWVAAKYTTDVKHATVSANTLNVRTGPGTSFEKVGAYIKGQELFIAEQKNNWSRIGMDNKWVSNQFLDIK; this comes from the coding sequence ATGACTTCAAAATTCGGATTCACGAAAATGACCGTTCAGGAATTTGAAACCTGGATAGACTCGCTTAAAGTAGCACGCACTGTGCTCACTATTCAACAACACCATACCTACAGCCCTCCGTACTCGCTGTTTAAGGGCAATAACCACTTTGAGTTGCAAAAAGGTATGCAGGATTACCACATTAACCATAACGGCTGGGCAGCAATAGGGCAGCATTTTACCACCTTTCCGGATGGGACGATACTTACGGGCCGGTCGCTTGAGCGCTCACCGGCCTGCATTACCGGCCAAAACGCCAACGCCATCTGCATTGAAAACCTGGGTAACTTTGATACCGGTAAGGATAACATGACCGTGGAACAGCGCGATACCATAGTGCGCATAACTGCCAAGCTTTGCACCCGCTTTAGCCTGCCGGTAAATACCAATGCCATTGTTTATCACCACTGGTTTGACCTTACAAGCGGCGTACGTAACAACGGCGCTAAAAACAATAAAAGCTGTCCGGGCACAGCCTTTTTTGGCGGCAACAAGGTAAGCGACTGCGAAAATAATTTTTTGCCGCTGGTATCGGTACTTACGCAACCTACGCCACAAATAACCGGGCAGGTTATTAAATACGCTATGGTTACGGTAAGCTCGCTTAACATACGTACCAAGCCGGATGCGGCAAGCCTCAAAGTCACCGACAGGGCAGCAGCCACGCTGGGTGCGGTGTTACGGGTTTATGAAGATAAGAACGGCTGGTACCGCATATCCGGAAGCCAGCAGCACTGGGTAGCCGCAAAATATACTACCGATGTAAAACATGCCACGGTTTCGGCCAATACGCTTAATGTGCGCACCGGGCCGGGTACATCGTTTGAAAAGGTAGGCGCCTATATCAAAGGGCAGGAACTATTCATCGCCGAGCAAAAAAATAACTGGAGCCGCATTGGCATGGACAACAAATGGGTAAGCAACCAGTTTTTGGATATCAAGTAA
- a CDS encoding choice-of-anchor I family protein: protein MKYPLLFISLLAIGFASCSKEDTAPETEKPEEEFFVNEDAATFAEIGSIDIGETGAAEISAFDAQTKRLFVVNNDEKNGAVNRIDVLDFSDPKNMKLIHSISMQPYGGAVNSVAVFDGKLAAAIESTDKQANGKVAVFKTSDYAEIKSVTVGALPDMITFSPDGKFILTANEGEPNAAYTNDPEGSISIITVDNNYAVTTVNFSAFASKQAELVAKGFRVFGPSNSFVKDIEPEYITVSEDSKTAWVTLQENNGIAKINLTTKTITDIFPLGFKDYTADGNEINVTDKDGGSTVLAKWNVKGVYMPDAIALVESNGTPYLFTANEGDAREYTAFVEGERIGKLTLDPAAFPNAADLQKEAQLGRLNVTKTLGDANGDGKYEALYSFGARSFSVWNGNTGAQVFDSKNELDVKSIAANVYDDGRSDDKSVEPEGITVGKVGNKKVAFVGMERADAVAVYDVTDPSKPSFLQLFKCGDAPEGVLFIPAKNSPTKKSLLVVSSENDGVVKVYTPIQFNNPQP, encoded by the coding sequence ATGAAGTATCCTTTACTATTTATCTCATTACTGGCCATTGGTTTTGCAAGCTGTTCAAAAGAAGACACAGCACCCGAAACCGAAAAGCCCGAAGAAGAATTCTTTGTGAATGAAGACGCGGCTACATTTGCCGAAATTGGGTCAATTGATATCGGCGAGACCGGGGCAGCCGAAATTTCGGCATTCGATGCGCAAACCAAACGTTTGTTCGTGGTAAATAACGATGAAAAGAATGGCGCTGTAAATCGTATTGATGTACTTGATTTCAGTGATCCTAAAAACATGAAATTGATACACTCTATTAGCATGCAGCCTTATGGCGGCGCTGTTAACAGTGTTGCGGTTTTTGACGGCAAGCTTGCTGCGGCTATCGAATCAACCGATAAACAGGCTAACGGTAAGGTTGCTGTGTTTAAAACCAGCGATTATGCCGAGATCAAATCTGTTACCGTAGGTGCACTGCCGGATATGATCACTTTTTCTCCGGATGGAAAATTCATACTTACCGCCAACGAGGGCGAACCTAACGCTGCTTATACAAATGATCCGGAAGGTTCCATATCTATTATCACAGTTGATAACAACTACGCGGTGACGACTGTAAACTTTTCAGCTTTCGCAAGTAAGCAGGCTGAACTGGTAGCCAAGGGTTTCCGTGTATTTGGCCCGAGCAACAGCTTTGTAAAAGATATTGAGCCGGAATACATCACTGTGTCTGAGGATTCAAAAACAGCCTGGGTAACCTTGCAGGAAAACAACGGCATCGCCAAGATCAATCTTACCACTAAAACTATCACCGATATTTTTCCGCTTGGATTTAAAGATTACACCGCCGACGGTAACGAAATCAACGTAACCGATAAAGATGGCGGCAGTACGGTTTTAGCTAAATGGAATGTAAAAGGTGTTTACATGCCTGATGCAATTGCATTGGTAGAATCAAACGGAACGCCATACTTATTCACTGCTAACGAAGGCGACGCCCGTGAGTATACCGCTTTTGTTGAAGGTGAGCGTATCGGTAAATTAACGCTTGATCCGGCTGCTTTCCCTAACGCTGCTGATTTGCAAAAAGAAGCGCAGTTAGGCCGTTTAAACGTCACTAAAACCCTTGGCGATGCTAATGGTGATGGTAAGTATGAAGCGCTGTATTCATTTGGCGCACGCTCATTCAGCGTATGGAACGGTAACACGGGCGCCCAGGTGTTTGACAGCAAGAACGAACTTGATGTTAAATCAATTGCCGCCAATGTGTATGACGATGGCCGCAGTGATGATAAATCAGTAGAGCCGGAAGGTATCACCGTAGGGAAAGTAGGCAATAAAAAAGTAGCTTTTGTAGGTATGGAACGTGCCGACGCAGTGGCCGTTTATGATGTTACCGACCCGAGCAAGCCCTCTTTCCTGCAATTATTTAAATGCGGCGACGCGCCGGAAGGCGTATTGTTTATCCCTGCCAAAAACAGCCCAACCAAAAAGAGCTTGTTAGTAGTTAGCAGCGAGAACGATGGCGTAGTTAAGGTATACACGCCAATACAATTTAATAACCCTCAACCTTAA
- a CDS encoding AraC family transcriptional regulator: protein MKPQLLKVSTNIVQSFSARRDTEPDINSHWHYHPEAELIYFKNGGGTQFIGDSIEHFKTGDIVLVGGNLPHFWKYDDEYFAEDASRVDVIVIHFNENFWGDVFLNLPENKVIKDTLEQAKRGIRVRDSITNTETGNIMERIVCTGGPSKIMLLMDILMALGAHPQKQALASMGFHYNFQEAEKDRINAIYNYTIANFKNKIKLEEIAAIANVSPNSFCRFFKSRSHKTYSQFINEIRVGHACKLLIDNQLNVKEICYESGFYNFASFHKYFKQITGKSPLGYQKTFVRN from the coding sequence ATGAAACCCCAACTACTAAAAGTATCAACCAATATTGTTCAATCCTTTAGCGCCAGGCGCGATACGGAGCCCGACATTAACAGCCACTGGCATTATCACCCGGAAGCCGAACTGATCTACTTTAAGAACGGCGGCGGTACGCAATTTATCGGCGATAGTATTGAACATTTTAAAACCGGCGATATTGTGCTCGTTGGCGGCAACCTACCCCATTTCTGGAAATATGATGATGAATATTTTGCTGAGGATGCAAGCCGTGTAGACGTTATCGTGATACATTTTAACGAGAACTTTTGGGGCGATGTGTTTTTAAATCTACCTGAAAATAAAGTTATCAAAGATACACTTGAGCAGGCGAAACGAGGTATTAGAGTAAGGGACAGTATTACAAATACCGAGACCGGTAATATAATGGAACGTATTGTTTGCACCGGTGGGCCATCCAAAATTATGCTGCTGATGGATATTTTAATGGCACTTGGCGCCCATCCGCAAAAACAGGCGTTAGCATCAATGGGTTTTCATTACAACTTTCAGGAAGCGGAGAAGGACCGTATAAACGCCATATACAACTATACCATAGCCAACTTTAAAAACAAAATCAAACTGGAAGAGATTGCGGCTATTGCCAACGTTAGCCCAAACTCGTTTTGCCGGTTCTTTAAATCGCGCAGCCATAAAACTTACTCACAGTTTATTAATGAGATACGGGTTGGCCATGCCTGCAAACTGCTTATTGATAATCAACTGAACGTTAAAGAAATATGCTACGAAAGCGGCTTTTACAATTTTGCCAGCTTTCATAAATATTTTAAGCAGATAACGGGCAAAAGTCCGCTGGGTTACCAAAAAACCTTTGTGCGTAACTAA
- a CDS encoding L-rhamnose mutarotase: MKKYCLTIDLYNDPGLIAAYEDWHKKVWPEVLQSITDSGILNMEIYRFADRLFMIVEADDTFTFEAKAQADATNAKVQEWETLMWQFQKPMPQAKSGEKWMLMDKIFELK; this comes from the coding sequence GTGAAAAAATATTGCCTTACTATTGATCTGTATAACGATCCGGGTTTGATTGCCGCTTATGAAGACTGGCACAAAAAAGTTTGGCCCGAAGTATTGCAGAGTATTACCGACAGCGGAATACTTAACATGGAGATATACCGCTTTGCGGACAGACTGTTCATGATAGTTGAAGCAGATGATACCTTTACCTTCGAGGCTAAGGCACAGGCTGATGCCACGAATGCCAAGGTACAGGAATGGGAAACGCTGATGTGGCAATTTCAGAAGCCTATGCCACAGGCAAAATCCGGTGAAAAATGGATGCTGATGGATAAGATATTTGAATTGAAGTAA
- a CDS encoding altronate dehydratase family protein: MPDSNNTTYIQIHPADNVLVALTNLAAGTPIQFNGERFLLATDVAAKHKFTISDLNAGNDIFMYGVLVGKANQPIPQGSAITVDNVVHASGEYHLGNRKTDWHKPDVSAFEGRTFMGYHRADGSVGTCNYWLVIPLVFCENRNINVLKDALTEKLGFTKPRGYTNEVDKLVDMYRTGQSVEEILQADLELTPESKTAQKIFPNIDGIKFINHDMGCGGTRIDSDALCGLLAGYITHPNVAGATVLSLGCQHAQASILRSEIEKRDANFSKPFYILEQQQLGTESTLLQQALKQTFAGLIEANKVERQPAPLSKLCVGLECGGSDGFSGISANPTLGYLSDILVSLGGSVILAEFPELCGVEQELSDRCIDVPTAEKFMHLMRTYNARAEADGSGFYANPSPGNIKDGLITDAIKSAGAAKKGGTSPVTAVLDYPEKVTKPGLNLLCTPGSDVESTTAEVASGANIVLFTTGLGTPTGNPVAPVIKVATNTALYKRMPDIIDINCGTIIEGEETIAQAAERMLNYVIEVASGNITPKAVKLGQDDFIPWKRGISL, from the coding sequence ATGCCTGATAGTAACAACACAACCTATATACAAATACACCCCGCTGATAATGTATTGGTGGCGCTCACCAACTTAGCAGCAGGTACACCTATACAGTTTAACGGCGAGCGCTTTTTGCTTGCTACCGATGTTGCCGCCAAGCATAAATTCACCATAAGTGACTTAAATGCAGGCAACGATATATTTATGTATGGCGTGTTAGTGGGCAAGGCTAACCAGCCCATACCGCAGGGCTCTGCAATTACGGTTGATAACGTAGTGCATGCCTCGGGTGAATACCACCTGGGCAACCGTAAAACAGACTGGCATAAACCTGATGTATCGGCGTTTGAGGGGCGTACCTTTATGGGCTATCACAGGGCAGATGGTTCGGTGGGAACCTGCAATTATTGGCTGGTCATTCCGCTGGTGTTTTGCGAGAACCGCAATATCAATGTATTAAAGGATGCGCTGACCGAAAAGCTGGGCTTCACCAAACCGCGTGGTTATACCAACGAGGTTGACAAACTGGTTGATATGTACCGTACCGGCCAGTCGGTTGAGGAGATATTGCAAGCCGACCTGGAGTTAACACCGGAGAGCAAAACCGCGCAAAAGATTTTCCCTAATATTGATGGTATAAAATTCATCAACCATGATATGGGCTGCGGCGGCACGCGTATTGATTCGGATGCGCTTTGCGGGCTGCTTGCCGGTTACATAACCCACCCTAACGTGGCCGGTGCAACGGTGTTGAGCTTAGGTTGCCAGCACGCGCAGGCGAGTATACTACGCAGCGAGATAGAAAAACGCGACGCTAATTTTAGCAAGCCATTTTATATTTTAGAGCAGCAGCAATTGGGTACCGAGAGCACTTTATTGCAGCAAGCCTTAAAGCAAACTTTTGCCGGGCTGATAGAAGCCAATAAAGTTGAAAGGCAACCTGCACCACTATCAAAACTTTGTGTGGGTTTGGAGTGCGGCGGCTCAGATGGTTTTTCAGGTATATCAGCCAATCCTACGCTCGGCTATTTGTCGGATATTTTAGTGAGCCTGGGCGGCAGCGTTATCCTGGCTGAATTTCCGGAACTATGCGGCGTAGAGCAGGAACTGAGCGACCGCTGTATTGACGTGCCAACTGCCGAAAAATTTATGCACCTGATGCGTACGTACAACGCCCGCGCCGAGGCTGATGGTTCAGGCTTTTATGCTAACCCGTCACCCGGTAATATAAAGGATGGATTGATCACCGATGCCATTAAATCAGCAGGGGCGGCCAAAAAAGGCGGTACATCCCCTGTAACAGCTGTGCTGGATTATCCCGAAAAAGTAACCAAACCCGGCCTTAATTTATTATGTACGCCCGGTAGCGATGTGGAAAGCACTACGGCAGAGGTGGCATCAGGAGCTAATATCGTGTTGTTTACTACGGGTTTAGGCACACCAACAGGTAACCCGGTAGCGCCGGTTATCAAGGTGGCCACCAATACAGCCTTATATAAACGCATGCCCGATATTATTGACATCAACTGCGGTACCATCATCGAAGGGGAAGAAACCATAGCGCAGGCTGCCGAGCGTATGCTAAATTACGTGATAGAGGTAGCCAGCGGCAACATCACGCCGAAGGCAGTTAAATTAGGTCAAGACGATTTTATTCCATGGAAAAGAGGGATATCATTATAA
- a CDS encoding SDR family oxidoreductase — translation MFSLQNKVAVITGGGSGIGKAISLLFAKQGAAVHIIELNTDAATDVVAEIITAGGKAQAHAGNVTDQAAISAIFNGIGKVDILVNNAGIAHVGNLENTGEADFERIFQVNVKGAYNCLYAAVPLMKQNGGGAILNMASIAAHVGITDRFAYSMSKGAIFAMTLSVARDYLKDNIRCNSISPARVHTPFVDGFIAKNYPDNQAEIFEKLSKSQPIGRMAKPDEIASLALYLCADEAGFTTGTDYPIDGGFITLNN, via the coding sequence ATGTTCAGTTTACAAAATAAAGTAGCGGTAATTACCGGCGGCGGCAGTGGTATCGGCAAAGCCATATCATTATTATTTGCCAAACAGGGTGCTGCGGTACATATTATCGAACTAAATACGGACGCCGCAACTGATGTAGTTGCCGAGATAATAACCGCAGGTGGCAAGGCACAGGCCCATGCAGGTAATGTTACTGACCAGGCCGCGATAAGCGCCATATTCAATGGTATTGGCAAAGTGGACATACTGGTAAACAACGCCGGCATTGCCCATGTAGGCAATCTGGAAAATACCGGCGAAGCTGATTTTGAACGCATTTTCCAGGTGAACGTAAAAGGCGCTTACAACTGCCTTTACGCTGCTGTACCGCTGATGAAACAGAACGGTGGCGGCGCTATACTAAACATGGCATCCATAGCTGCGCATGTGGGCATTACCGACAGGTTTGCCTATAGCATGAGCAAAGGGGCGATATTTGCCATGACCTTATCGGTAGCGCGCGATTACCTGAAAGATAACATCCGCTGCAACAGCATATCACCGGCGAGGGTGCATACGCCTTTTGTTGACGGTTTTATAGCCAAAAATTATCCGGATAACCAGGCCGAAATATTTGAGAAATTATCCAAAAGCCAGCCCATCGGCCGGATGGCTAAACCGGATGAAATAGCTTCGCTGGCCTTGTACCTTTGTGCTGACGAAGCGGGCTTTACTACCGGTACCGATTACCCTATTGATGGTGGTTTTATTACGCTGAACAATTAA
- a CDS encoding fumarylacetoacetate hydrolase family protein, with translation MKLIRYGAAGHEKTGVQIDGVNYSTAGFGSDYNEQFFEAGGIEALAAYLKDNQNKLEKIDDSERLGSPIARPSKIVCIGLNYADHAHETNAPLPPEPVIFFKSTTSLVGPYDNVVIPKNSVKTDWEVELAVVIGKKASYVEEADAADYIAGYVLHNDVSEREFQLERNGTWDKGKGCDTFAPMGPFLATPDELGDINNLSLWLKVNGEIMQNGSTSNLIFNIPFLVSYVSQFMTLLPGDVISTGTPAGVGLGFKPPVYLKPGDVMELGIDGLGSSRQLAVAYEKN, from the coding sequence ATGAAATTAATAAGATACGGTGCCGCCGGTCACGAAAAAACCGGTGTACAGATTGATGGTGTTAACTACAGTACTGCCGGTTTCGGCAGCGACTATAACGAGCAGTTTTTTGAAGCAGGTGGTATCGAAGCGCTGGCTGCTTACCTGAAAGATAACCAGAATAAACTTGAAAAGATTGATGACAGTGAGCGTTTGGGAAGTCCGATTGCCCGTCCGTCAAAAATTGTATGTATTGGTTTGAACTATGCCGATCACGCGCACGAAACCAATGCTCCGCTGCCACCCGAGCCGGTGATCTTTTTTAAGAGTACTACTTCGCTGGTTGGTCCGTATGATAATGTGGTGATTCCTAAAAATTCCGTAAAAACGGATTGGGAAGTGGAATTGGCAGTGGTTATCGGCAAAAAGGCATCGTACGTTGAAGAGGCCGATGCTGCTGATTACATAGCCGGTTATGTACTACACAACGACGTATCAGAACGGGAATTTCAATTAGAGCGTAACGGTACCTGGGATAAAGGCAAGGGCTGCGATACCTTTGCGCCGATGGGTCCGTTTTTGGCCACGCCGGATGAATTGGGTGATATCAATAACCTCAGCCTTTGGCTAAAGGTAAATGGCGAAATCATGCAAAACGGCAGTACTTCGAACCTTATATTCAACATACCGTTCCTGGTATCATATGTAAGCCAGTTCATGACGTTGCTGCCCGGTGATGTTATCTCAACCGGTACACCTGCAGGGGTAGGCCTTGGCTTTAAGCCGCCGGTATATCTAAAGCCCGGCGATGTAATGGAACTCGGTATTGATGGTTTGGGTTCATCAAGGCAACTGGCAGTGGCTTATGAAAAAAATTGA
- a CDS encoding amidohydrolase family protein, with translation MKKIDSHQHFWQYNPVKDAWITDDMSVIQRDFLPDDLLPLLQHNQIEGCVAVQADQSEAENNLLLGLAKNAPFVKGIVGWIDLRAENVDERLQYYKQFELMKGFRHVLQAEDASFMLTEEFKRGISKLAAYGFTYDILITNEQLKAANELVASFPNQKFVIDHLAKPGIKAGDIDIWAEDITTIARLKNVYCKVSGFSTEADWYHWTLDDVRPYLDVVFRQFGINRVMYGSDWPVSIVAGGYNRVIQSLETYMQQFNAQEQSLFWGENAAEFYNLKK, from the coding sequence ATGAAAAAAATTGATTCGCACCAGCATTTCTGGCAGTATAACCCGGTAAAGGATGCCTGGATAACCGATGATATGTCGGTAATTCAACGCGATTTTTTACCTGATGATCTTTTGCCTTTACTGCAGCATAACCAGATTGAAGGCTGCGTGGCGGTACAGGCTGATCAAAGTGAAGCAGAGAATAACCTGTTGCTTGGGTTGGCTAAGAACGCACCGTTTGTAAAAGGTATTGTGGGATGGATTGATCTCCGCGCCGAAAATGTCGACGAGCGATTGCAATATTACAAGCAGTTTGAGCTGATGAAAGGCTTCAGGCATGTTTTACAGGCCGAAGATGCATCATTTATGCTGACTGAAGAATTTAAGCGAGGCATATCAAAGCTGGCCGCCTACGGCTTTACTTATGATATACTTATCACAAACGAACAACTAAAAGCAGCTAATGAGCTGGTAGCATCTTTCCCCAATCAAAAGTTTGTTATTGATCATTTGGCCAAACCCGGAATAAAAGCCGGTGATATTGACATTTGGGCAGAAGATATCACAACCATAGCCAGGCTTAAAAACGTATATTGTAAAGTATCCGGTTTTAGCACCGAGGCTGATTGGTACCATTGGACGCTTGACGATGTCAGGCCGTACCTCGATGTTGTTTTCAGGCAGTTTGGTATAAATAGAGTGATGTATGGTTCTGACTGGCCGGTAAGCATAGTTGCGGGCGGATACAACCGGGTTATTCAAAGCCTCGAAACTTATATGCAGCAGTTTAACGCGCAGGAGCAAAGCTTGTTCTGGGGTGAAAACGCTGCTGAATTTTATAACTTAAAAAAATAA